The sequence AGCGAGATCGCCGCCGCCATCACCGCCGGCGCCCGGCCGCAGGACGAACCGGTCCAGGAGCTGGTCGGCAGGCATTACGCCATCGCCAGCCGGTTCTACCCGCCCAGCCGGGACGCCTATCTCGGCATGGCGCTGCGGTACGCCGAGGACGACGCGATGCGGGAGTGGCACAACTCCTACCACCCGCGGATGGTGGAGTTCCTCGGCGGGGCGATGCTGCGGTACGCCGAGACCCGGCTCTGACCCGGCCGCGTGCCACCGCGACGAGCGGCGACAGCGCGGTCAGCCGGTGAGAACGGCGCAGGCGCGCCGGTGGCCCGGTCGGCTCAGGCGTACTGCCGGTAGACGGCGCGGGCGACGCAGGCCGGTTTGTCCGAGCCGTCGATCTGCACGGTGAAGTCGAAGGTGCTCTGCACGCCGCCGGGCACGTCCTCGACACCGACCACGGTGGCCGCGAGGCGGATCCGCGAGCCCACCCGGACCGGGCTGGGGAACCGGACCCGCTCCAGCCCGTAGTTCACGCCCATCTTCGTGCCCTCGACCTTGAGCAGGTCGGCGAAGAGCGGGATGACCAGCGACAGCGTCAGGTAACCGTGCGCGATCGGGGCGCGGAACGGGCCCTGGGCGGCACGCTCGGGGTCCACGTGGATCCACTGGTGGTCGCCGGTGGCCTCGGCGAACGTGTTCACCCGCTCCTGGGTGATCTCCAGCCAGGAGCTGGCGCCGAGGTCCTGGCCGACGAGCGACTTGAGTCCGTCGAGCCCGTTCACGGTCGTGGTCATTCCGATTCCTCTCCGCACATCCGGCGTCCGGCCTGGCACGCTGGATCCCGCCCCGCGCGACCGGCCGGCGACCGGGCGCGGGAGATCCACGCCCCTCAACCTCTCACGGACCGGCCGGGATGGGAACCGCCGGGACACCCCGCCGGAGGGCGCGCCACCGGCGGGGCGCGGAGCGTGTGGCGGCCGCGGCGGGCCGGCCGCCCCGTGCCGGCCGGCCCGGCCGCGTCACGCCCCGGCGGCCTCCAGGCGGGCCAGCTGGCCGGCGTCCAGCTTGATGTCCAGGGCCGGCAGCAGGTCGTCGAGCTGCTCCGGGGTCTTCGGCCCGATCAGCGGGATCACCGACGGGTCCGTCTGGTGCAGCAGCCAGGCCAGGACCGTACGGTTCGGGGTGGCCCCGACCTCGGCGGCCACCTCGCCCAGCACGGCCAGCCGGGCATCGACGTCCGGGCCCTCGTAGCTCTCCATCATCCAGTGGCCGGACCGCTTCGCCGGGTCGTCGTAGATGCCCTTGAGGATCGGCGAGTACGCGACCAGCTGCAGGTCGCGGTGCAGTCGCAGGTACTCCCACTGCTCGGGGCCGACGATCCCGGCGGCCGCGTTGCCCGCCTTCGGGCGCAGGTACGAGTGCTGTTGCTGCAGCGCGACCGGGGCCGGCCAGCCGTGCCGCTCGCACAGCTGCCGGATCCGCTCCAGCCGCCAGGTGCGCACGTTGGACCAGCCGAGGTACCGCACCTTGCCGGCGCTGACCAGCCCGGCGAGGGCCTCCAGGGTCTCCTCCAGCGGGGTGCTCAGGTCGTCGACGTGCACGTAGTACAGATCGACGTGATCGGTGCCGAGCCGGCGCAGGCTGGCGTCCAGGGCGTGCCGCAGGGTGTCCGCACCGGCCCCGGCGAAGGTGCGCCGGGCCAGGTCCCAGTCCGGGTTCCCGTCGGCGTCCCACAGAGCCGGCGAGTACTCCGGCACCGCGCTGCCCTTGGTGGCCAGGAATACCTGGTCACGGCGGTTGCCGGCGCGCATCCAGCGGCCCAGCAGCTCCTCGCTCTCCCCGCCACGGCTGCCCACCCGTCGCCACCACTCGTAGCAGTCGGCGGTGTCCAGGAACGAGCCTCCGGCCCCGACGTAGCGGTCCAGGATGCGGATCGCGTCGGCCTCGCTGGTGGCGCCGCCCATCTGCATCGCGCCGAGGGCGAGCCTGCTGACCCGCGTACCGGTTCGTCCCAGTTCCATCATGTCCATGCCGCCCGACGTTAGGACCTGGAGCGCGCTCCAGGTCAAACCCGCGATGCCGGGCCGGGTGACCGCGCCCACATTCCGATACGAGAGCGTTCCGTTTCTCAATGGGCCGGACTACTGTCCCCGGATAGAGATACGAGACAGTTCCGTTTCGAAACCGGGGGGAAACACCGGATGAACGCAGTTCCAGAGACACCCCAGGCCGGTCACCCCCGGCGCTGGGCCATCCTCGCCGTGCTGGTGATCAGCCTGCTCGTCGTCGTGCTCGACAACACCGTGCTGAACGTGGCCCTGCGGATCATCGCCGACCCGCAGCAGGGCCTGGGCGCCACCCAGAGCGAGCTGGAGTGGGCGATCAACTCGTACACGCTGGTCTTCGCGGGCCTGCTGTTCACCGCGGGCATCCTGGCCGACCGCCTGGGCCGCCGGATCGCTCTGATCGCCGGCCTCACGCTGTTCGGCATCGCATCGCTGATCTCGGCGTACGCCGGCTCACCGGACCAGCTGATCGCCGCCCGCGCGGTGATGGGCCTGGGCGCCGCCGCCGTCATGCCGGCCACCCTGTCGATCATCGCGAACGTCTTCGAGCCGCGCGAGCGCGGCCGGGCCATCGGGGTCTGGGCCGGCGCGGTCGGCCTGGCCGTCGCCCTCGGCCCGATCCTCGGCGGCTTCCTGCTGGAGCACTTCTGGTGGGGCTCGGTCTTCCTGATCAACGTGCCGATCGTGGTGGCCGGCGTGGCGCTGGTCGCGATCCTGGTGCCGGAGTCGCGGGACCCGAAGCCGGGCCGGATCGACGTGCTCGGCGTGCTGCTGTCGATCATCGGTCTGACCCTGCTCACCTACGGCGTGATCAAGGGCGGCGAGGACGGGTTCGGCGACACCCTGGCCTGGGCGCCGCTGGCCGGCGGCCTGCTGGTGCTGGCCGGGTTCGTGCTCTACGAGCGGCGCATCGAGTTCCCCTCGCTGGACGTGCGGCTGTTCGGCAACCGGCAGTTCTCCGCCTCCACCGCGATGATCGGCCTGGTCTTCTTCGCGGCCATGGGCTCGATGTTCTTCGGCGCTTTCTACCTGCAGCTGGTCCGCGACTACGGCCCGCTGGCCTCCGGCGCGCTGTTCGTCCCGTTCGCGGTCGGGCAGATGGTCTTCGCGCCGATCAGCTCGACCATGGTGAAGCGGTTCGGCCCCAAGCTGGTCAGCACCGTCGGCCTGCTGCTGGTCGCGCTCGGCCTGGCCGCCTGGCTGCCGATCGGGGCGGACACCCCGATCGCCGTGGTCGCCCTGGCCTTCTTCGTGCAGGGCGTCGGCATGGCCAACGTGATGCCGCCGGCCACCGAGTCGATCATGTCGGCGCTGCCCCGGGAGAAGGCCGGTGTCGGCTCCGCGGTCAGCAACACCATCCGGCAGCTCGGCGGCGCGCTGGGCGTCGCGGTGCTGGGCGCGGTCCTCTCCTCGGTCTACCGCGACAACCTGGGCGCCGCCACCGACGGCCTGCCCGGCGCGGCGGCCGACGCGGCCCGCGAGTCCATCTCGGGGGCGTACGCGGTGGCCGCGCAGGCCGGCCCGGCCGGTCCCGGCCTGATCGCCGGCGCCAACGAGGCGTTCATCACCGCGATGCACTGGGCGACCGCCGGGTCGCTGGTGTTCGCCCTGCTCGGCGCGCTCGTCGCGGCGATCTTCCTGCCCGGCCGGCGGCCCGGCGCGCGCCCGGCCCCGGTCCTCGCCGAGGAGCAGGGCGTGGCCCTGGTCGAGGCGTAACCGCTCGGCGACAATGAACGCCATGACCGGCACCATCTCGACCGGCCAGGAGCGCAAGGCTCCTGGCCGGCCCCGCAACGCCCAGGCCGACGAGGCCATCCTCGACGCGGTGCTCACCCTGCTGTCGGACGGGCAGAGCGCGTCGGCCGTCTCGATCGAGTCCGTCGCCGCCAAGGCGGGCGTCGGCAAGGCGACCATCTATCGTCGCTGGCCGAACAAGGAGGCCCTGCTGATCGACGCGGTCCGGTCGATGAAGGGCCCGATCCCGGAGCTGGCCGGCGAGTCGGTGCGCGAGGATCTGATCGCCATGGTCACCGCGAACCGGTCGTCGCGGGGCCGGGAGTTCGGCAAGGTCACCGCGTGCCTGCTGCCCGAACTGATCAAGGACGAGGAGCTCAGCCGGATGCATCAGGCGGTGATCGAGCCGCGGCGCGAGGTGATGCGACAGATCCTGCGGCGCGGGATCGCGGCCGGTGAGCTGCGGGCCGACCTGAACATCGAGCTGACCGTGCTGATGCTGTCCGGCCCGTCGATGATGCAGGGGCTGTTCGGCACGGTCACCGGCATCCCGGACGCGGACTTCCCGGAGGCG is a genomic window of Actinoplanes teichomyceticus ATCC 31121 containing:
- a CDS encoding TipAS antibiotic-recognition domain-containing protein, coding for MTTSMLNPEDAARCRRSLAEEQTASLAATDDWAHVDRDRVHRDWHELYSEIAAAITAGARPQDEPVQELVGRHYAIASRFYPPSRDAYLGMALRYAEDDAMREWHNSYHPRMVEFLGGAMLRYAETRL
- a CDS encoding MaoC family dehydratase is translated as MTTTVNGLDGLKSLVGQDLGASSWLEITQERVNTFAEATGDHQWIHVDPERAAQGPFRAPIAHGYLTLSLVIPLFADLLKVEGTKMGVNYGLERVRFPSPVRVGSRIRLAATVVGVEDVPGGVQSTFDFTVQIDGSDKPACVARAVYRQYA
- a CDS encoding aldo/keto reductase; the protein is MDMMELGRTGTRVSRLALGAMQMGGATSEADAIRILDRYVGAGGSFLDTADCYEWWRRVGSRGGESEELLGRWMRAGNRRDQVFLATKGSAVPEYSPALWDADGNPDWDLARRTFAGAGADTLRHALDASLRRLGTDHVDLYYVHVDDLSTPLEETLEALAGLVSAGKVRYLGWSNVRTWRLERIRQLCERHGWPAPVALQQQHSYLRPKAGNAAAGIVGPEQWEYLRLHRDLQLVAYSPILKGIYDDPAKRSGHWMMESYEGPDVDARLAVLGEVAAEVGATPNRTVLAWLLHQTDPSVIPLIGPKTPEQLDDLLPALDIKLDAGQLARLEAAGA
- a CDS encoding MFS transporter; amino-acid sequence: MNAVPETPQAGHPRRWAILAVLVISLLVVVLDNTVLNVALRIIADPQQGLGATQSELEWAINSYTLVFAGLLFTAGILADRLGRRIALIAGLTLFGIASLISAYAGSPDQLIAARAVMGLGAAAVMPATLSIIANVFEPRERGRAIGVWAGAVGLAVALGPILGGFLLEHFWWGSVFLINVPIVVAGVALVAILVPESRDPKPGRIDVLGVLLSIIGLTLLTYGVIKGGEDGFGDTLAWAPLAGGLLVLAGFVLYERRIEFPSLDVRLFGNRQFSASTAMIGLVFFAAMGSMFFGAFYLQLVRDYGPLASGALFVPFAVGQMVFAPISSTMVKRFGPKLVSTVGLLLVALGLAAWLPIGADTPIAVVALAFFVQGVGMANVMPPATESIMSALPREKAGVGSAVSNTIRQLGGALGVAVLGAVLSSVYRDNLGAATDGLPGAAADAARESISGAYAVAAQAGPAGPGLIAGANEAFITAMHWATAGSLVFALLGALVAAIFLPGRRPGARPAPVLAEEQGVALVEA
- a CDS encoding TetR/AcrR family transcriptional regulator, producing MTGTISTGQERKAPGRPRNAQADEAILDAVLTLLSDGQSASAVSIESVAAKAGVGKATIYRRWPNKEALLIDAVRSMKGPIPELAGESVREDLIAMVTANRSSRGREFGKVTACLLPELIKDEELSRMHQAVIEPRREVMRQILRRGIAAGELRADLNIELTVLMLSGPSMMQGLFGTVTGIPDADFPEALVDALLRGAAA